The proteins below are encoded in one region of Passer domesticus isolate bPasDom1 chromosome 22, bPasDom1.hap1, whole genome shotgun sequence:
- the PRKCZ gene encoding protein kinase C zeta type isoform X3, with translation MDSVMPSQEPRLDDKNDEADLPSEDTDGIPYIPSNRKHDTIKDDSEDLKPVIDGMDGIKISQGLGLQDFDLIRVIGRGSYAKVLLVRLKKNDQIYAMKVVKKELVHDDEDIDWVQTEKHVFEQASSNPFLVGLHSCFQTTSRLFLVIEYVNGGDLMFHMQRQRKLPEEHARFYAAEICIALNFLHERGIIYRDLKLDNVLLDAEGHIKLTDYGMCKEGLGPGDTTSTFCGTPNYIAPEILRGEEYGFSVDWWALGVLMFEMMAGRSPFDIITDNPDMNTEDYLFQVILEKPIRIPRFLSVKASHVLKGFLNKDPKERLGCQPQTGFADIKSHTFFRSIDWDLLEKKQTTPPFQPQITDDYGLDNFDTQFTSEPVQLTPDDEDIIKRIDQSEFEGFEYINPLLLSTEETV, from the exons ATG GATTCGGTCATGCCTTCCCAGGAACCTCGCTTGGATGACAAAAACGATGAGGCTGATCTCCCTTCAGAAGACACTGATGGAA TTCCCTACATTCCTTCAAACCGGAAACATGACACCATTAAAGATGACTCTGAG GATCTCAAACCAGTCATTGATGGAATGGATGGAATTAAGATTTCTCAGGGGCTTGGCCTCCAGGACTTTGATTTAATCCGAGTCATTGGCCGTGGAAGTTATGCCAAAGTTCTTCTGGTTCGGTTAAAAAAGAATGATCAGATCTATGCTATGAAAGTAGTGAAAAAAGAACTGGTCCATGATGATGAG GATATTGATTGGGTACAGACAGAGAAACATGTCTTTGAACAGGCATCCAGTAACCCATTCCTAGTTGGTTTACATTCATGCTTTCAAACAACAAGTCG GTTGTTCCTTGTCATAGAGTATGTGAATGGGGGAGACCTCATGTTCCACATGCAGCGGCAGAGGAAACTTCCTGAGGAGCATGCAAG GTTTTATGCTGCTGAAATTTGTATTGCTCTAAACTTCCTGCATGAAAGAGGCATCATCTACAGAGATTTAAAACTGGACAATGTTCTCTTAGATGCAGAGGGTCATATCAAATTAACAGACTATGGCATGTGCAAG GAAGGTTTGGGCCCAGGTGACACTACAAGCACTTTCTGTGGGACACCAAATTACATTGCACCAGAGATCCTCAGAGGAGAAGAATATG GGTTCAGCGTGGACTGGTGGGCACTGGGGGTGCTGATGTTCGAGATGATGGCCGGGCGCTCCCCGTTCGACATCATCACTGACAATCCAGACATGAACACTGAAGATTACCTCTTCCAAG TTATTCTGGAGAAGCCAATCCGGATTCCAAGGTTCCTTTCTGTCAAGGCTTCCCATGTgttaaaaggatttttaaacaAG GATCCCAAAGAAAGGCTTGGCTGTCAGCCCCAGACAGGATTTGCTGATATCAAGTCTCACACGTTTTTCCGCAGCATAGACTGGGATCTG CTGGAGAAGAAGCAGACGACGCCGCCGTTCCAGCCGCAGATCACGGACGATTACGGCTTGGACAACTTCGACACGCAGTTCACCAGCGAGCCCGTGCAGCTCACCCCAGATGATGA AGATATAATAAAGCGAATAGATCAGTCAGAATTTGAAGGATTTGAATATATTAATCCATTGTTGCTGTCAACAGAAGAAACAGTATGA
- the FAAP20 gene encoding Fanconi anemia core complex-associated protein 20 yields the protein MCEEGAAKLRLKPRTAPSARGRERSPGPQPPPRPQASTDRCSWFEKEELNECEKTWLLLLKDISQDSQCPNWDTVPSFPEFLEKKQQEKSPERQEVFTVGTKDFQWVSFPSFHKEKCLNPKDLSSQQPTPSQSNEFHKGQGQADKLKSLSSTAEKTCRGTSTEQAKTASGADTKGVAELDVSPKPRELPGHSSSALAQSPAEALGPQQLHTGTVQSSRADRREKGEEKPQIQTHQGELPVGEATGLPAEKPRLGSTPGAESHEEKVENQSEAPSALDSCPMCLMQFSGRLSQLDIDGHLARCLSESADDVMW from the exons ATGTGTGAGGAAGGAGCCGCCAAGCTGCGCCTGAAGCCCCGGACGGCGCCGTCCGCCCGCGGCCGGGagcgcagccccggcccccAGCCCCCGCCGCGGCCCCA GGCATCGACTGACAGATGTTCCTGGTTTGAAAAAGAAGAATTAAATGAGTGTGAAAAAACCTGGCTTTTGCTGCTGAAAGACATCAGTCAAGATTCACAGTGCCCAAACTGGGACACAGTGCCCAGCTTTCCAGAGTTCTTGGAAAAG AAACAACAGGAAAAGAGTCCAGAACGCCAGGAGGTCTTTACAGTTGGAACAAAAGACTTTCAGTGGGTGTCATTCCCATCTTTTCACAAAGAAAAATGTCTGAACCCCAAGGATCTGAGCTCCCAGCAGCCAACACCGAGCCAGAGCAATGAATTTCATAAAGGACAGGGCCAAGCAGATAAACTGAAGAGTTTATCATCCACAGCTGAGAAAACCTGCAGGGGAACCAGTACAGAGCAAGCCAAAACTGCATCTGGAGCAGACACAAAAGGTGTTGCAGAGCTGGATGTGAGTCCCAAGCCTCGGGaactccctgggcacagcagctcagcactggcacAAAGCCCTGCAGAGGCTCTGGGCCCTCAGCAGCTCCACACAGGGACTgtacagagcagcagggcagacaGGAGAGAAAAGGGTGAGGAAAAGCCTCAAATCCAAACACATCAGGGGGAGCTTCCAGTGGGAGAGGCCACGGGGCTGCCTGCAGAGAAGCCTCGGCTGGGGAGCACTCCTGGGGCTGAGAGCCACGAGGAGAAGGTGGAAAACCAGAGTGAAGCACCTTCAGCTCTTGACAGTTGTCCCATGTGTCTGATGCAGTTTAGTGGAAG ACTCTCCCAGCTGGACATCGATGGGCACCTGGCCAGGTGCTTGTCTGAAAGTGCAGATGATGTCATGTGGTAA
- the PRKCZ gene encoding protein kinase C zeta type isoform X2, with amino-acid sequence MKEMYPKNPDESIYRRGARRWRKLYRVNGHLFQAKRFNRRAYCGQCSERIWGLARQGYKCINCKLLVHKRCHILVPLTCKRHMDSVMPSQEPRLDDKNDEADLPSEDTDGIPYIPSNRKHDTIKDDSEDLKPVIDGMDGIKISQGLGLQDFDLIRVIGRGSYAKVLLVRLKKNDQIYAMKVVKKELVHDDEDIDWVQTEKHVFEQASSNPFLVGLHSCFQTTSRLFLVIEYVNGGDLMFHMQRQRKLPEEHARFYAAEICIALNFLHERGIIYRDLKLDNVLLDAEGHIKLTDYGMCKEGLGPGDTTSTFCGTPNYIAPEILRGEEYGFSVDWWALGVLMFEMMAGRSPFDIITDNPDMNTEDYLFQVILEKPIRIPRFLSVKASHVLKGFLNKDPKERLGCQPQTGFADIKSHTFFRSIDWDLLEKKQTTPPFQPQITDDYGLDNFDTQFTSEPVQLTPDDEDIIKRIDQSEFEGFEYINPLLLSTEETV; translated from the exons AGAGCGTACTGTGGCCAGTGCAGTGAAAGGATATGGGGGCTCGCAAGGCAAGGCTACAAGTGTATCAACTGCAAGCTGTTGGTCCATAAACGTTGTCACATCCTTGTCCCACTGACCTGCAAAAGGCATATG GATTCGGTCATGCCTTCCCAGGAACCTCGCTTGGATGACAAAAACGATGAGGCTGATCTCCCTTCAGAAGACACTGATGGAA TTCCCTACATTCCTTCAAACCGGAAACATGACACCATTAAAGATGACTCTGAG GATCTCAAACCAGTCATTGATGGAATGGATGGAATTAAGATTTCTCAGGGGCTTGGCCTCCAGGACTTTGATTTAATCCGAGTCATTGGCCGTGGAAGTTATGCCAAAGTTCTTCTGGTTCGGTTAAAAAAGAATGATCAGATCTATGCTATGAAAGTAGTGAAAAAAGAACTGGTCCATGATGATGAG GATATTGATTGGGTACAGACAGAGAAACATGTCTTTGAACAGGCATCCAGTAACCCATTCCTAGTTGGTTTACATTCATGCTTTCAAACAACAAGTCG GTTGTTCCTTGTCATAGAGTATGTGAATGGGGGAGACCTCATGTTCCACATGCAGCGGCAGAGGAAACTTCCTGAGGAGCATGCAAG GTTTTATGCTGCTGAAATTTGTATTGCTCTAAACTTCCTGCATGAAAGAGGCATCATCTACAGAGATTTAAAACTGGACAATGTTCTCTTAGATGCAGAGGGTCATATCAAATTAACAGACTATGGCATGTGCAAG GAAGGTTTGGGCCCAGGTGACACTACAAGCACTTTCTGTGGGACACCAAATTACATTGCACCAGAGATCCTCAGAGGAGAAGAATATG GGTTCAGCGTGGACTGGTGGGCACTGGGGGTGCTGATGTTCGAGATGATGGCCGGGCGCTCCCCGTTCGACATCATCACTGACAATCCAGACATGAACACTGAAGATTACCTCTTCCAAG TTATTCTGGAGAAGCCAATCCGGATTCCAAGGTTCCTTTCTGTCAAGGCTTCCCATGTgttaaaaggatttttaaacaAG GATCCCAAAGAAAGGCTTGGCTGTCAGCCCCAGACAGGATTTGCTGATATCAAGTCTCACACGTTTTTCCGCAGCATAGACTGGGATCTG CTGGAGAAGAAGCAGACGACGCCGCCGTTCCAGCCGCAGATCACGGACGATTACGGCTTGGACAACTTCGACACGCAGTTCACCAGCGAGCCCGTGCAGCTCACCCCAGATGATGA AGATATAATAAAGCGAATAGATCAGTCAGAATTTGAAGGATTTGAATATATTAATCCATTGTTGCTGTCAACAGAAGAAACAGTATGA